In the Oncorhynchus gorbuscha isolate QuinsamMale2020 ecotype Even-year linkage group LG05, OgorEven_v1.0, whole genome shotgun sequence genome, one interval contains:
- the lins1 gene encoding protein Lines homolog 1, translating into MNEQFHVLNDAYRSLLSRTSPSKMSSHELASSMFTCVCELTLDASDGYHSQHRDQSRDLLTSSKYSPNPNGTELACLVLTLVEKISSKLTSQQLSQETSLYFKDISTVLFQHMDFMSKLVHLACCKDRLLSHLAAKSVSSYVIFELRCFNTVNQIWEWKCLQVLQNPCSGNELEACTWSLTTVLKAVLKETSAYQPGTVEKLLATFDTALTAAYSQLVPVESLGHGNSASYPSSNTADWATTLTNLLDLLEVLTAARFKLSTTSVCFTSSRLSLVQASALLRIVDSHVYYFVKKQVLLLLKRILLQKAGEDMGFGEASSLTHGDDHMTSDILTLADDVLQAVHTDWLQCVPVESAAIFFGGTGQSCGGSSDAFDHVMLRAVSLVVLKSLEYKIQSAGGKGVCNTIGIHGYLSALLLFLRQRGVQLKQGSHPCCWVSLVFGEQDDDMMEAAKALLLLYLHQRVSSDLEADAVCVVGGNPHCHFLFLLRNISFDHSILLDFLISTETCFLEYFVRYLKHLQDDWEGFQTVCQKIDGSDRCKLSWKISQKDYQLLDNLREELQQSLCASRGRVSTSSHSGGSVTIVDPEPASCLQPSLCLPSGSATALASTPLSVWWTTAAQRSLRLRTVTSHQALHRIGYTATLWFTHTTATLLIGLLCV; encoded by the exons ATGAATGAACAATTTCATGTCCTAAATGATGCTTACAGAAGTTTATTGTCGAGAACATCACCCAGCAAAATGAGTAGCCATGAGTTGGCATCCTCCATGTTCACATGTGTATGTGAACTGACTCTTGATGCCAGTGATGGTTATCATTCTCAGCATCGGGACCAGTCCAGAGATCTCCTAACGTCCTCCAAATATTCTCCAAACCCAAATGGAACTGAACTGGCTTGTCTTGTGTTGACTCTGGTGGAGAAAATAAGCTCCAAGCTGACATCTCAACAACTGTCTCAAGAAACCAGCCTTTACTTCAAAGATATTTCTACAGTATTATTCCAGCATATGGATTTTATGTCCAAACTT GTTCACCTTGCATGCTGCAAGGACAGGTTGCTGTCTCATCTAGCTGCAAAGAGTGTATCCTCCTATGTTATTTTTGAGCTGCGTTGCTTT AATACAGTCAACCAGATTTGGGAATGGAAGTGCTTGCAAGTGCTCCAGAACCCTTGCTCTGGCAACGAACTGGAAGCATGCACATGGTCGCTTACCACTGTCCTGAAAGCAGTTCTAAAAGAAACATCAGCATATCAACCTG GGACTGTGGAGAAACTTCTTGCCACATTCGACACAGCTCTCACTGCTGCTTACTCCCAGCTTGTCCCTGTAGAGAGTCTGGGCCATGGGAACTCTGCGTCATACCCCAGTAGTAACACGGCAGACTGGGCTACAACTCTGACTAACCTCCTAGACTTACTGGAAGTGCTCACTGCAGCCAGGTTCAAACTAAGCACCACCAGTGTCTGTTTCACCAGCTCAAGGCTCTCCCTCGTACAGGCATCGGCGCTACTGCGGATAGTCGACTCTCATGTCTACTACTTTGTGAAGAAGCAAGTGCTTCTGCTTTTAAAGAGGATTCTCCTTCAGAAGGCAGGCGAGGACATGGGTTTTGGCGAGGCGTCCTCCCTAACGCATGGAGATGATCACATGACCAGTGACATTCTTACACTAGCTGATGATGTGTTGCAGGCAGTGCACActgattggttacagtgtgttccAGTGGAGTCGGCAGCCATTTTCTTTGGAGGGACAGGCCAATCGTGTGGCGGGAGCAGTGATGCGTTCGATCATGTGATGCTGAGGGCTGTTAGTTTAGTTGTGCTCAAGTCACTGGAATACAAAATCCAATCCGCTGGTGGGAAAG GTGTATGTAATACCATAGGCATCCATGGCTATTTAAGTGCGTTGCTGCTGTTCCTGAGGCAGCGTGGGGTCCAGCTGAAGCAGGGATCTCACCCCTGCTGCTGGGTGTCCTTGGTGTTTGGAGAGCAGGACGACGACATGATGGAAGCAGCAAAGGCTTTACTCCTACTATACCTCCATCAGAG AGTGTCCTCTGACCTGGAAGCTGATGCTGTGTGTGTTGTCGGCGGCAACCCCCACTGtcactttctcttcctcctccgtaACATCTCCTTCGACCACAGCATTCTCCTCGATTTCCTCATCTCAACGGAAACCTGCTTCCTCGAGTACTTTGTCCGTTACCTAAAACACCTCCAGGACGACTGGGAAGGCTTCCAAACGGTCTGTCAGAAGATAGATGGGTCGGACCGGTGTAAACTGAGCTGGAAGATTAGCCAGAAAGACTATCAACTATTGGACAACCTGAGAGAGGAACTCCAGCAGTCGTTGTGTGCCTCTCGTGGAAGAGTGTCTACTTCCAGCCATTCTGGAGGATCAGTTACCATCGTGGACCCAGAGCCAGCTTCCTGTCTGCAGCCCAGCTTGTGTCTGCCTTCAGGGAGTGCAACTGCCCTggcctctactcccctctccgtCTGGTGGACTACGGCAGCTCAGAGGAGTCTGAGACTGAGGACGGTGACCTCCCATCAGGCCTTACACAGGATAGGCTACACAGCGACTCTGTGGTTCACACACACAACAGCCACTCTTTTGATAGGACTGTTATGTGTCTGA